The DNA segment ataattactattaaataaaattttacagttTTTTCTGGTCAGGATTTAtagaaaaaagaagataaaaaatcttaattggttttataaaatttttaagaaaacataaaaaaaaatttgaagtttgaatttttctttttgggttttATAAGTTGAACAAttttacttgatttttttttacaaaaatttgattttttagtataaatgtttttcaaaaaaaaatgtttgaataTATTGTAGTTTTAGACAGATTTATAGTCAATTTTTTCCCGTTTTTGACTAATAAATCATTAGGATAGAGTTAATTTATTCCATATTATATTTTGGTGTGATCCATTAGAGATGTGGACTGGTTTAGTTCCATGGACAGCCCACATATTTTGGTGTGATCTATTAGAGAGAATAAATTcatctaaaaaataaatttttgaaaatgcaTGTTTAGTACTTTGAAGTCTGAGGGTCCAAAAGTCAAATGCTCCCAGGCCCGAGTATCAAAGCAAGCCGCAACCACTTTCTCGAGAATGGAGCCCCTCCTTCTAAACCTCGTACGGACGGTGGTTTGATTTAGATCTACTTCTTTCCGGCGACATTTtcataactttttaaaaaattcttcaCTTTTCACCGGTGCTTCTCTCGTCCTAAACTCCCAAGGAAATCTCAAGTCATGGAATCTTTCAACAGTCTGATGGAAACCTCTTACCAAAGAAATGCTTTCAACATCTCAACTCAGTACAGTTTGACACTCTCTTCAGACCGTTGCGTTTAGCTCGGTTCTGACTAGAGTCTTTCAAAGCTGTAATCCTACAATTTTCCTCCATGCTATATCTCCTTTGTTAAGTCCAAGCTCCTACAATAGGAAGACCTTACCGGTGTTTTCTCCAGATCTGCAAACGGTGCTTCTGCTCCTCATTTAAAGTTTCCTCCAAGACCTCTTATTCTCAAGCTTAGAGTTTTCTCAGACCCAAAGGATGTCTCAACCAAGTAACAACCTCAACTTGAACAATAAGGAACCGCatgaagaggaagatgatgacTTGGTTATCCTTCCCGACGTCGACAACTCTGAGCTCATTGCTCGCTACCAACTCAGCCTAGTGGGTAGGCTCTTCAAGAAAGAGCGACGAAGTGTTGAAGCCCTCATTGCTCTCCTGCCTAGACCTAGTATCTGGGATGTGGAAGGTAGAGCCAGAGGTGTGGATTTAGGGAACTATAGGTTTCAATTTGACTTTGATTCAGAAGCGGACCTTCATAAGGTGTTAAGCAAACGTCCATGCCATTTCAACAAGTGGTCTTTCGCTTTGGAACGCTGGACTCCCCACATAGGCCATTCATTCCCTAACAAGATGACTTTCTGGGTTAGCGTCACTGGTATCCCGACACACTTTTGGCTTGACCCAATCTTCAGAGCACTGGGGAAGAGACTCGGGCTAGTAGGAAATGTGGAAGCAAAGGCAGCAAAATTTGAGCTGGAGCTGTATGCAGAGCTTCCCTTGAAGGTTAATCTCCGTGCCCAACTACCCTCGGGTGAAATCGTCCCTGTATCTCTAGAATACTCAAACCTCCACCGCTGGTGCCACAACTGCCGCCTCCTATCTCATGAAGTCGAAACTTGCCCCCAGCTATCTGATGAACATAAAGAACATCTCACTAAAGAGAAAGAGTTAACAAGAGACCAAGGTCTATACTCCAGAAATGAGGCAAATAGGAATGGCGAGAACTCAAGGAGATCGAGAGCACCTGATTCAAAGGCTCCTGTGCTGCAAGAAAGGCGACCGGGAGATTACTCTCAAAGAGACAACAGGGACAGCGTTTGGAAACGCATTGACTCCCGTAATGCTTCTAGAGAGAATCCCCGCCGAGACCACCATCATGCTCCTCGTGAACTAGAAAAGCAGCCACACCAAAAAGAAACTTACAACAAGAGAAGATATGAGGAATCTTTTGCCTCAAGTAGACAAAGAGTAGAAGAACGGAAAGCAACGAGCAAAATTTTACCTTCTAAGAAAATCTCTGAGGAAGAGCACCTCCCCTCAGCCTCTCGCGCGAAACAACCTGCTCTCCCTACTGCCCCGCTTGAACCCGTGACTGAGGAACCTCAACGAGAAAGCATCAGAACTTCATCCCCAGAACATGTAAGAGAAAGGCCATTTAAGCTTAACCTTCAAAAGAGATCATCAGCAAATCAAAAGCTGAAAGGGAAAGAGTCTGACTTGGAAATCGCATCTGACGAAGGAAGCTCTGCAATAAAAAGCTTAAATTTCAACGATGAGAAGCTTCTTTCCCTAAACAATCCACAAGACGCCCCGCTGCTAATCCCCCctgtaaaagaaaaagaaaagagctgGTATGAGCAgactctagaagaagaagagattctGAATCAAGAGATAATTAACAAAACTGACATGCCTGTGGAGAAGACGATGGAGACAGTGGAGGATCCCGATGCTGAAAAAATCTTAGAGGATGAAGATTGGATGGTTAATGAGGTTaactatgatgatgatgacctGATGGATGAAGATGACTTGCTAATTGAAGATATGGAACAGGAGGAGGCGTTGATCGtctctgcgaaagtgtcgaagcaATTGGCGATTGATGGTCTCTCTGCTTTGGAGGAAAGCAATAAATTTTCTGAGAAAACAAGCCCACATGCTCGATCAGATCACCGCTCGGATTCTCGTTCTACTCAGACGCCTTCCTCCAGTTCGCGTCCATCTCCGGCGAAGAAGAAAAGAGGTTCTCCAAGCCCCATCGCTACTGGCGTTTCTCTCAGACAAAGAAACCTTGTGGTGGGCCGGACTTCATCAAAGCAAAAAGTTTCAAAGAATAGGCCAAAACTCCATAAGGGTCTCTCTACAGCCTATACTCAAGTTCCAAGTGATATTGAAAAAGCAGAGATGTTTCCGAAGAACATTAAAAAATCAGCCAAGGTGGGAAGTAATAAACCACCAAAAATTCCAGGATGAACACAATTGCATGGAATTGTCAAGGGGCGGGAGCCGACTTGACTAAGGAGCATCTACATGAGttgtttcattgttttttacctaagtttttatttctttctgaGACTAAGAACAATCGGAGGTTTTTGCAAGATGTGCAAGTATCTTTTGGATATGATCATGTTTTTACTGTTGACCCTGTTGGTAGAAGTGGTGGACTTGCACTTTTTATATGGATGACCCGTCGGTCGGTTACTATTTTATATACGGATGCGCATATGATTGATATTGAGACTAGACTTGAAGGACACGCGATTTTTATGACCTTTGTGTACGGGGACCCTGTTGTTAGACATCGAGACCTAGTTTGGGAAAGATTGTCACGCATGAGTACCAACCGAGGTGGAGCATGTTTTATGATTGGAGATTTCAATGAGATCACCGGAAATCATGAGAAGAGGGAAGGAAGGCGTCGTTTAGAGAGCTCTTTTCTCCCTTTCCGTATCATGCTAGAAAATTGTGGAATGCTTGACTTCCCATATAAAGGAAACTCATTCTCGTGGGTGGGAAAAAGACGATCCGGGAAAGTTAAATGCAAACTTGATAGAGCAGTTGCAAATGAAGAATGGCACGCCTTATTTACCCATTCCATTGTAGAATGTTTACAACTATGGGGGTCGGATCACAGACCGGTCTTGGCACGCATTCAATCTAATGTTAGGCGGACAAGGAAGAGCTTCAGATTTGACAAAAGATGGATAGGAAAACCAGGTTTCAAGGAAGCGGTAATCTCGGGATGGGGACAGTTTGAGGAAATTCCAGTCcgaaattttcatcaaaaaattACCTCATGCCGAAATAAAATCAGTTCTTAGAAGAAGCAAAATCCAATGAACTCTGATATATTTATTAAAGAGTTAAAACATAAGATAGACTTGTCACAAGATGATGAAAACTCTACAACGAAAGAATTGGAGGATTtgagaaaacaattaattttggcCTTTCGAGAAGAAAACAAGTTTTGGgaacaaaaaaatagagatcAGTGGTATAGAGATGGGGatagaaacacaaaatttcATCATGCCATTACAAAACAACGGAGAGCCCACAATAGGATCATCAGTATCAAAGATAAACATGGGAGGCTGGTAGAGAGTGAAATCGAGGTGGAGAACGTGGCTGTTCAATACTTTCGAGACCTTTTCTCTACCTCTTCGCCGACAGAGCTAGACACCTCCCTCTGGTTCATTTCTGAAAAGGTGTCTCATGCCGATAATAGGTTACTTTTGGAGGAACCCACGGAACAGGAGATTAGGAGAGCTCTCTTCGACATCAACCCGGATAAAGCACCCGGACCGGATGGCATGACCAGTAAATTGTTTCAGAAATTCTGGCGTGAGATGCGTCAAGACATTATTAGACTTGTACAAGACTTCTTTGCGACAGGCAGTTTTGACCCACTTTTGAACCAGACAAATATCTGCCTCATTCCGAAAAAGAAGAAACCTCGGGATATTGTTGAGTTCA comes from the Brassica napus cultivar Da-Ae chromosome A7, Da-Ae, whole genome shotgun sequence genome and includes:
- the LOC106431019 gene encoding uncharacterized protein LOC106431019, with the protein product MSQPSNNLNLNNKEPHEEEDDDLVILPDVDNSELIARYQLSLVGRLFKKERRSVEALIALLPRPSIWDVEGRARGVDLGNYRFQFDFDSEADLHKVLSKRPCHFNKWSFALERWTPHIGHSFPNKMTFWVSVTGIPTHFWLDPIFRALGKRLGLVGNVEAKAAKFELELYAELPLKVNLRAQLPSGEIVPVSLEYSNLHRWCHNCRLLSHEVETCPQLSDEHKEHLTKEKELTRDQGLYSRNEANRNGENSRRSRAPDSKAPVLQERRPGDYSQRDNRDSVWKRIDSRNASRENPRRDHHHAPRELEKQPHQKETYNKRRYEESFASSRQRVEERKATSKILPSKKISEEEHLPSASRAKQPALPTAPLEPVTEEPQRESIRTSSPEHVRERPFKLNLQKRSSANQKLKGKESDLEIASDEGSSAIKSLNFNDEKLLSLNNPQDAPLLIPPVKEKEKSWYEQTLEEEEILNQEIINKTDMPVEKTMETVEDPDAEKILEDEDWMVNEVNYDDDDLMDEDDLLIEDMEQEEALIVSAKVSKQLAIDGLSALEESNKFSEKTSPHARSDHRSDSRSTQTPSSSSRPSPAKKKRGSPSPIATGVSLRQRNLVVGRTSSKQKVSKNRPKLHKGLSTAYTQVPSDIEKAEMFPKNIKKSAKVGSNKPPKIPG